From the Micromonospora echinofusca genome, the window AGCACCTCGGGCAGTGGATGGGCACCGTGCCGCCGCCGCCCGCGCACGACCCCAACGGCGAGCCGGCGAAGGAGGAGACCGCCGCCGCGCGCAAGGCCGCGGTCCCGGCCGCGCCCGCCGCCCGTCCCGCCGCCCCGGCCGTACGCCCCGAGCCCGAGGCCGGCGCATGACGGGTGCTGACGTGCTGCTGCTCGCCCTCGGCGCGCTGGCGGTCGGTTCGGGGGTGCTGGTGGTGGCCACCCGCCACCTGGTCCGGGCCGGCCTCTACCTGGTGCTCTGCCTCGGCGCGCTGGCCGGGATGTACCTGGTGCTCACCGCCGAGCTGGTGGCGTGGGTGCAGGTGCTGATCTACGTCGGCGCGGTCGTGGTGCTGCTGCTCTTCGCGGTGATGCTCACCCGCGCCCCGATCGGGGCCTCCGACGACCTGGACCGGCCCGGCTGGGCGGCGGCGCTGGTCGGCGGCGGCGCCGGGCTCGGGCTGGCCGCCCTGCTGGTCGACGCCTACCGCTGGACGGCCGTGGAGCTGCCCGAGGCGGGCACCGCGGAACGCCTGGGCGAGGCGATCTTCCGCAGCTGGGTGCTGCCCTTCGAGGTGCTCTCGGTGCTGCTGCTGGCCGCCCTGGTCGGCGCCATCGTGATCTCCCGCCCCGACATCGGCCGGCCGAAGGCCGGGGAGCCGGGCACCGCCCGGTCCCGCACCGGCGGGCCGGGCCCCGGGGGTTCCGGCACGGCGGTCGGCGGCGGACGTCCGGGCGACGACAACGGGCGGTCGCGGTGAGGCCCGTCATCCCGTACGTCACCGCCGCCCTGCTGTTCGGCCTCGGCGTCTACGGCGTGCTGCGCCGGCGCAACGCGGTGCTGGTGCTGATGGCCGTCGAGCTGATGCTCAACGCGGTCAACCTGATCCTGGTCACCGCCGACACCACCGTGCGCGCGCAACTGCCGCACGGCGGGCAGGTCTTCGCGCTCTTCGTGATCGTGCTGGCCGCCGCCGAGATCGGGGTCGGCCTGGCCATCGTGCTCCAGCTCTACCGGCTGCGGGCCACCGTCGCCGTCGACGAGGTGCCGCTGGCCGAGCGCCCGGAGGGGGAGCGGTGAGCACGACCACGCTGCTCGGCGCGCTGCTGCCGGCCGTACCGCTGGTGGCGGGCCTGCTCGGCCTGCTGCTGCCGCCGGCGCCGCGCGCCGCCGACCAGACCCGGACGGGCGACCAGGCCGCCGGCGACCGGGCGCGGCGGGTGGCGATCGCGCTCGGCGTGGCGGGGGCGACCGGTGCGCTGGCGCTCGCCGTCGCCCTGCTGGTCACCCTCGACCGGCCCGCCGAGGCGTCCACGACCTGGGTGGACCTGGGCGGGCTGACGGTCAGCCTCGGGGTGCGGCTGGACGGCGCCGCCGCGCTGGTCGCCGTCGCGGTGGCCGCGGTGGCGCTGGCCGTGCAGGTCTACTCGATCGGCTACCTGCGCCGGGGCCCGCACGACGACGTCGACACCGACCACCGCTACCCGCCGTACGCGGCGCAGATCAGCCTCTTCACCGCCGCCATGCTGTTGGTGGTGGTCGCCGGCGACCTGATCCTGCTGCTGGTCGGCTGGGAGGTGATGGGCATCTGCTCCTACCTGCTCATCGCCCACGACCGCCGGCTGCCCGAGGCGCCGGCCGCCGCCATGAAGGCGTTCCTGGTGACCCGGGTCGGCGACGTCGGCTTCCTGCTCGGCATCGCGCTGCTCGGCGTCTCGGCCGGCAGCTTCCGGATCGCCGACGTGCTCGCCCACGACCACGCCACCGGCACGCTGACCGCCGCCTGCCTGCTGCTGCTCGCCGGGGTGGCCGGCAAGAGCGCCCAGTTCCCGCTGCACACCTGGCTGCCGGACGCGATGGCCGGCCCGACGCCGATCTCGGCGCTGATCCACGCCGCCACGATGGTCGCCGCCGGCGTGTACGCCGTCACCCGGCTCTACCCGCTGTTCGAGGTGACGCCGACCGCGTTGGCCGTGCTCGGCGTCATGGCCTCGGTGACCCTGCTGCTCGGCGCGTTCGCCGCCACCGCCCAGGACGACCTCAAGCGCGTACTGGCCTGGTCGACGGTCTCCCAGATCGGCTACATGACGGGCGCGCTGGCGGTCGGCTCCACCCCGGCCGCGCTGTTCCACCTGCTCACCCACGCCGCGTTCAAGGCGCTGCTGTTCCTCGCCGCCGGCGCGGTCATCCACGCCGTCGGCACCACGCTGATGTCCCGCATGGGCGGGCTGCGCCGCAGCATGCCGGTCACCTTCTGGTGCACGGTGATCGGCCTCGGGGCACTCGCCGGGGTGCCGCCGCTGTCGGGCTTCTGGAGCAAGGACGGCGTGCTCACCGTCGCCCAGGAGGCCGCCCTGCACGGCACCGGCCCGGCCCCGGCCTGGGTGGGCTGGCTGGTCTGGCTGGCCGGGCTCGTCGGCGTCGCGGTCACCGCCTGGTACGCCACCCGGCTGCTCCTGCGTACCTTCTTCGGTGAGACGCGGATGCCGCTGGCACACCCGCACGACCCGCCCGCGGTCATGCGCTGGCCGGTGCTGCTGCTCGCCGCGCCGGCCGCCCTGCTCGGCCTCGCCGGCTTCGACTGGGCCTTTGCGCGCCGGCTGCTGCTCACGCACACCGCCGGTGTGCCGGCCGGCGAGCATCTCCTGATCCACGTCGGCCCGGAGCTGCTGCTGCCGCTGGCGCTGCTGGTCGTCGGGGCGGGGCTCGCCTGGCTGCGCTGGCGGCGGGACCCGGCCGCCGACCCGGCGACCGCGCTGGGCCCGCTGCGGCCGGTCTTCGCCGCCGCGTTCCAGCTCGACGACGTCCAGCGCGCCCTGGTCGTACGCCCCACGAAGGCGCTGGCCCGCGCGGCGCGTACGGCCGACGAGGTGGTGGTGGACGGCGCGGTCGAGGGCAGCGGCCGGGCCGCGCTCGGCCTCGGCGGCGGCCTGGCGGCGCTGCACCGCGCGGCGCTGCCGCGTGCCGCGGTCGGCGTGCTGGCCGGGGCGCTGCTGATCGGCCTGGCGGCCGTCGTGATCGGAGTCTCCGCATGACCATGGGGGAGTTCCTGCTGGTGGCGGTGCTGGCGCTGCCGGCGCTGGGCGCGCTCGCGGTGGCGGCGACGCCCCGGGACCGGGCGGCCCGGGCGCTCGGCACGGCCGTCGCGGGGCTGACCCTGGTGGCCGCCGCGCTGCTCTTCCTCGGCGACCGCTCCTGGACCACCTACGCGGCCGGCACCCCCGCCGTGCGCCCGTGGCACCGGCTGGACCTGCCCTGGGTGCCGGGCCTCGACCTGCGCTTCCACCTCGGCGTGGACGGCATCTCCTGGCCGCTGGTGGTGCTGACCGCGCTGCTCACGCTGCTGTGCTGCGTCTACACCCTGTGGAAGGTCCCCGACGGCGGCAGCGGGCGGGCCCTGGTGGCACTGCTGCTGGTCGTCGAGGTCGGCATCCTCGGCACCTTCCTCGCCCTCGACCTCGTGCTCTTCTTCGTCTTCTTCGAGGTCGTCCTGCTCCCGATGTACGCGATCATCGCCGGCTGGGGCGGCGCGGACCGGCGGCGGGCGGCGGCGAAGTTCGCCCTCTACACGCTGTTCGGCTCGGTGCTCCTGCTGGTCGGCGTCTACGTGGTGGTGTCCGCCGCCGGCACGGCCGACATCGTGGCGCTCACCGGCGGGACGGGGCTGTCCCGGGGCACCCAGCTCGCGGCGTTCACGCTGCTCGCGCTGGCCTTCGCGGTGAAGAGCCCGCTGTGGCCGCTGCACTCCTGGCTGCCCGACGCGCACACCCAGGCACCCACCGTCGGCAGCGTGGTCCTCGCCGGGGTGCTGCTCAAGATGGGCACGTACGGGCTGATCCGGATCGCGGTCGGGGTGGCCCCGGAGGGCGCCCGCTGGGCCGCCCCGGTGCTCGGCGTGCTGGCCGTGGCGGCGATCCTGGTCGGGTCGCTGGTCTGCCTCGCGCAGCGGGAGCTGAAGCGGCTGATCGCGTACTCCAGCGTCGGGCACATGGGCTTCGTGCTGCTCGGGGTCGCCACGCTCACCACCACCGGCATCCAGGCGGCCCTGATCGGCAACGTCGCGCACGGGGTGATCACCGGCCTGCTCTTCTTCCTCGCCGGGGCGGTCAAGGACCGTACGCACACCGGGGCGCTGGACGAACTCTCCGGGCTGCGGGAGACCGCACCCCGGCTCGCCGGGCTGCTCGGCTTCGCCGCCGTCGCCTCGCTCGGCCTGCCGGGGCTGGCCGGCTTCTGGGGCGAGGCGTTCGCCGTGGTCGCCGCCGTCGAGGTCGGCGGGGCGCTGTGGACCACCCTGGGCGTGCTGGCGGCGATCGGCGGGGCGCTCACCGCCGCGTACCTGCTGCGGCTGCTGCGCCGGGTGACGCACGGGCGGCCCAGCGCGGCGGTCGGGCGGCTGACCCCCGGCCTGGCCGGCGTGGAGCTGGTCGCGTGGGTGCCGCTCGTGCTGCTCGCCCTCGCGGTCGGCCTGGCCCCGACCCTGGTGCTCGGCGTCGCGGAGGCACCCGTCGACGCCCTGGTGGAGGTGCTGCGGTGAGCGAGGCGGGCCGGCGGTACGGACGTGACGGGATATCGGCATGAGCGTGGTGCAGAGCGTCGACAACGTGGCGCTGCTCCCGGCGTACCTGGCGGCCGGGACGGCCGTGCTGGTGCTGCTGGCCGACCTGCTGGTGGCCCGGGGCCGGGTCACGCTGGCGACGGCCGCCGTCGGTGCGGCGGCCACGGCGCTGGGCGCGGTCCTGGTCGGCGCCGGGGGTGAGCGGCGCACGTTCTGCGTCGGCCCCGACTGCTCGTACGTCTTCGGCGGCCGGGCCGCCCTGGTCGCCGTCGTCGTCGCGCTGCTCACCCTCGGCGTGCTGGCCCTGTCCGGCCCGTTGCTGCGGGCGGGGCAGTCGCCGACGGGGGAGTACTGCTTCCTGCTCGCCTGCTCGATGACGGGCGGCGTGGTGCTCGGCGCGGCCGGCGACCTGATCACCCTGATCGTGGCGCTGGAGACGCTCACCCTCCCGCTGTACGTCCTCGTCGGGTTGCGCCGCGACAGCCTGGCCAGCGCCGAGGCGGCCGTCACCTTCTTCGTGGTGAGCGTGGTCGCCACCACGCTGACGCTGCTCGGGGCGGCGCTGCTCTACGCGGCCACCGGCGGGCTGCACCTGGGCCGGATCGGCGCGATCCTCGCCGACCGGCCGGACCTGCTGGACCTGCCGCTCACCACCGCCGCCGTGGCGCTGGTGGTGCTGGGGCTGGCGTTCAAGGTGGCGGCGGTGCCGTTCCACGCCTGGGCGCCGACCACCTACGACGGCGCGCCGCTGCCGGTGGCGGCGTACCTGTCCACCGCCTCGAAGCTGGGCGGCGTGGTGGCCCTGCTCGCCGTCGTGCAGTACGCGCTGCCGGCCGACGTGACCGGCCCGGTGCTCGCCCTGCTCGCGGTGCTGACGATGACCGTCGGCAACCTGGTGGCGCTGCGCCAGCGGCGTACGGTCCGGCTGCTCGCCTGGTCCTCGGTCGCCCAGGCCGGCTACATCCTCGCCCCGCTCGGCGCGCTGGCGCTGGCCGCCGGGCGCACCGCCGACGCCCGCACCGTCGCGTACGCGGCCGCCGTCGCGTACGCCGTCTTCTTCGTGGTGCTGGAGCTGGCGGCCTTCGCGGCCGTGGTGGCGCTGCGCCCGGCGGGCGCGGACGGCGGCACCCTCGACGACCTGCGCGGGGCGGCCCGGCGGCACCCGTGGCGGGCGGCGGCGTTCGGGCTGGCGCTGGTCGGGCTCGCCGGCCTGCCGCCGGGCCTGGCCGGCCTCTTCGCCAAGGTGACCGTGGTCCGTTCGCTGCTGGACGGGGGCGCGGGCTGGCTCGCCGTGGTGGTGGCCGTGAACGCGGTGATCGGCCTCGCCTACTACCTGCGCCTCACCGCCACCCTGTGGGCCGCGCCGGCCGCCGAGCGGGTCACCGTGGCCCCCGTGCGGGCCCGGACGGTCGGGGTGGTGCTGGCCGTGGCGACGGCGGTGGCCCTGGTGCTGGGCTTCGCCCCGCAACTCGTGCTGGGCCTCGCGGCCCGCTAGATGTACTGCCCAGGGAGGTTGGTCAACCTGGTGATGGGCGGTTTGCCTGCGGTGGCGGTGTGGGGTCGGTGGTGATTGTAGTGATGGAGCCATGTGGGTAGGGCTGCTCGGCGGGCGTGCTCTGAGTTGTAGAAGCGTCGTAGTGCCCAGCCGTCGGTCATGGTGCGGTGGAACCGTTCGACCTTGCCGTTGGT encodes:
- a CDS encoding NADH-quinone oxidoreductase subunit J family protein, translated to MTGADVLLLALGALAVGSGVLVVATRHLVRAGLYLVLCLGALAGMYLVLTAELVAWVQVLIYVGAVVVLLLFAVMLTRAPIGASDDLDRPGWAAALVGGGAGLGLAALLVDAYRWTAVELPEAGTAERLGEAIFRSWVLPFEVLSVLLLAALVGAIVISRPDIGRPKAGEPGTARSRTGGPGPGGSGTAVGGGRPGDDNGRSR
- the nuoK gene encoding NADH-quinone oxidoreductase subunit NuoK; the protein is MRPVIPYVTAALLFGLGVYGVLRRRNAVLVLMAVELMLNAVNLILVTADTTVRAQLPHGGQVFALFVIVLAAAEIGVGLAIVLQLYRLRATVAVDEVPLAERPEGER
- a CDS encoding NADH-quinone oxidoreductase subunit 5 family protein, whose protein sequence is MSTTTLLGALLPAVPLVAGLLGLLLPPAPRAADQTRTGDQAAGDRARRVAIALGVAGATGALALAVALLVTLDRPAEASTTWVDLGGLTVSLGVRLDGAAALVAVAVAAVALAVQVYSIGYLRRGPHDDVDTDHRYPPYAAQISLFTAAMLLVVVAGDLILLLVGWEVMGICSYLLIAHDRRLPEAPAAAMKAFLVTRVGDVGFLLGIALLGVSAGSFRIADVLAHDHATGTLTAACLLLLAGVAGKSAQFPLHTWLPDAMAGPTPISALIHAATMVAAGVYAVTRLYPLFEVTPTALAVLGVMASVTLLLGAFAATAQDDLKRVLAWSTVSQIGYMTGALAVGSTPAALFHLLTHAAFKALLFLAAGAVIHAVGTTLMSRMGGLRRSMPVTFWCTVIGLGALAGVPPLSGFWSKDGVLTVAQEAALHGTGPAPAWVGWLVWLAGLVGVAVTAWYATRLLLRTFFGETRMPLAHPHDPPAVMRWPVLLLAAPAALLGLAGFDWAFARRLLLTHTAGVPAGEHLLIHVGPELLLPLALLVVGAGLAWLRWRRDPAADPATALGPLRPVFAAAFQLDDVQRALVVRPTKALARAARTADEVVVDGAVEGSGRAALGLGGGLAALHRAALPRAAVGVLAGALLIGLAAVVIGVSA
- a CDS encoding complex I subunit 4 family protein; protein product: MTMGEFLLVAVLALPALGALAVAATPRDRAARALGTAVAGLTLVAAALLFLGDRSWTTYAAGTPAVRPWHRLDLPWVPGLDLRFHLGVDGISWPLVVLTALLTLLCCVYTLWKVPDGGSGRALVALLLVVEVGILGTFLALDLVLFFVFFEVVLLPMYAIIAGWGGADRRRAAAKFALYTLFGSVLLLVGVYVVVSAAGTADIVALTGGTGLSRGTQLAAFTLLALAFAVKSPLWPLHSWLPDAHTQAPTVGSVVLAGVLLKMGTYGLIRIAVGVAPEGARWAAPVLGVLAVAAILVGSLVCLAQRELKRLIAYSSVGHMGFVLLGVATLTTTGIQAALIGNVAHGVITGLLFFLAGAVKDRTHTGALDELSGLRETAPRLAGLLGFAAVASLGLPGLAGFWGEAFAVVAAVEVGGALWTTLGVLAAIGGALTAAYLLRLLRRVTHGRPSAAVGRLTPGLAGVELVAWVPLVLLALAVGLAPTLVLGVAEAPVDALVEVLR
- a CDS encoding NADH-quinone oxidoreductase subunit N, with translation MSVVQSVDNVALLPAYLAAGTAVLVLLADLLVARGRVTLATAAVGAAATALGAVLVGAGGERRTFCVGPDCSYVFGGRAALVAVVVALLTLGVLALSGPLLRAGQSPTGEYCFLLACSMTGGVVLGAAGDLITLIVALETLTLPLYVLVGLRRDSLASAEAAVTFFVVSVVATTLTLLGAALLYAATGGLHLGRIGAILADRPDLLDLPLTTAAVALVVLGLAFKVAAVPFHAWAPTTYDGAPLPVAAYLSTASKLGGVVALLAVVQYALPADVTGPVLALLAVLTMTVGNLVALRQRRTVRLLAWSSVAQAGYILAPLGALALAAGRTADARTVAYAAAVAYAVFFVVLELAAFAAVVALRPAGADGGTLDDLRGAARRHPWRAAAFGLALVGLAGLPPGLAGLFAKVTVVRSLLDGGAGWLAVVVAVNAVIGLAYYLRLTATLWAAPAAERVTVAPVRARTVGVVLAVATAVALVLGFAPQLVLGLAAR